A DNA window from Pseudomonas sp. B21-056 contains the following coding sequences:
- a CDS encoding ATP-binding protein codes for MDARLNAFLERADAVLARIEPLLPAPRPAIDWTVTLAARWQRDGRSGYLLPLQVSLDMRLSDLIGVDRQVEQLGRNTRQFIDGMPANHALLWGSRGTGKSSLVRALLAEHAGDGLRLIEIERDHLADLPRVVEQIARLPQRFVLFCDDLSFESGEGDYRVLKSVLDGSLEQAPDNVLLYATSNRRHLVPEKESDNENWKRVDGELHPSEAVEDKIALSDRFGLWLSFYPFTQEHFLDVVEHWIGELAAKAGLAWQRDEALDVLAVRWATGRGNRNGRCAYQFARYWVGLKLLEHKA; via the coding sequence GTGGACGCCCGATTGAATGCTTTTCTTGAGCGCGCCGATGCCGTGCTGGCTCGCATCGAGCCCTTGTTGCCCGCTCCCCGGCCCGCCATCGACTGGACCGTGACCCTGGCTGCCCGCTGGCAGCGCGACGGCCGCAGCGGCTACCTGCTGCCGTTGCAGGTCAGCCTCGACATGCGCCTGTCGGACCTGATCGGCGTTGATCGCCAGGTCGAACAACTGGGTCGCAACACCCGGCAGTTCATCGACGGCATGCCCGCCAACCATGCGTTGCTCTGGGGCTCGCGGGGCACAGGCAAATCGTCCCTGGTGCGCGCCTTGCTGGCCGAGCATGCCGGAGATGGCCTGCGGTTGATCGAGATCGAGCGCGATCACCTCGCCGACCTGCCCCGGGTGGTCGAGCAGATCGCCAGGCTGCCCCAGCGCTTCGTGTTGTTCTGCGATGACTTGTCGTTCGAATCCGGCGAAGGCGATTACCGCGTGCTTAAAAGCGTGCTGGACGGTTCCCTCGAACAGGCGCCGGACAATGTGTTGTTGTACGCCACCTCCAACCGCCGTCACCTGGTGCCGGAAAAGGAAAGCGACAACGAGAACTGGAAACGGGTCGACGGCGAGCTTCACCCCAGCGAAGCCGTGGAAGACAAGATCGCGTTGTCCGACCGTTTCGGGTTGTGGCTGTCGTTCTATCCGTTTACCCAGGAGCATTTCCTCGACGTGGTGGAACACTGGATCGGTGAGCTGGCGGCGAAGGCCGGGCTCGCCTGGCAGCGTGACGAAGCGCTGGACGTGCTGGCGGTACGCTGGGCCACCGGGCGCGGCAACCGCAACGGCCGTTGTGCCTATCAGTTTGCCCGTTATTGGGTGGGCCTGAAACTCCTGGAGCACAAGGCATGA
- a CDS encoding GAF domain-containing protein — MIDLKSTGKGLDGYGLLSAQLESLLADERDFIANAAQFSAFLFSQLDDLNWAGFYLNRNEELVLGPFQGQIACVRIPFGRGVCGTAAATGQTQRVEDVHAFPGHIACDSASNSELVVPLVKDGCLIGVLDLDSPKLARFSEHDQAGIEQLAQIFLRLTDC; from the coding sequence ATGATCGATTTGAAGAGCACGGGCAAGGGCCTCGACGGCTACGGCTTGCTATCGGCACAGCTGGAGTCCCTGTTGGCGGATGAACGCGATTTCATTGCCAACGCTGCGCAGTTCTCGGCGTTCCTGTTCAGTCAGTTGGACGACCTGAACTGGGCCGGCTTCTACCTCAATCGCAACGAAGAACTGGTGCTGGGCCCGTTCCAGGGTCAGATCGCCTGTGTGCGGATTCCTTTCGGGCGTGGTGTCTGCGGTACGGCGGCGGCCACCGGCCAGACCCAGCGTGTCGAGGACGTCCATGCTTTCCCCGGCCACATTGCCTGCGACAGCGCGTCGAACAGCGAGCTGGTAGTGCCGCTGGTCAAGGACGGGTGCCTGATCGGCGTGCTTGATCTCGACAGCCCGAAACTGGCGCGCTTCAGCGAACATGACCAGGCAGGCATCGAGCAACTGGCGCAGATTTTCCTGCGCCTGACCGATTGCTGA
- a CDS encoding HD domain-containing phosphohydrolase, whose translation MPSAPRPEQRRFPLHVHISVMFTLLLLLTGVVLGVFNYRQTTQIILSSSEKLFNRIEQDVRLDLYDTYEPIRHVLSLLADYPATQAANLGERLALLGPFSQALRDNPDLASLYLGDSQGDFLMVRPLRTEALKTALKAPANAFYQVWAVERATPEGPVRSQSLFYDQSLVLISRQDNPDDGFDPRSRSWFRSALETADQITTEPYVFFSTHDIGTTLARRSGDQAVIGADLTLAALSQTLAKHKVTPGTEIVLLDPQGNAVGYPDSNRLLTDTRSARLIKARDLNPAIAAALDGSAEASRLEAAGRRWIVSRSHMQEGGPQGLELALLVPEDELLADAYRMRWQGALITLATLLLCVPLGWLTSRILVKPLDALVQEADAIRSFDFHYPVSRRSLVLEVDQLSLSMARMKETLASFFEITASLRAETRFAPLLQRVLFETVKIGQAQAGLIYLRENDSDQIKPYGLVIEQTPQDLSTFMLRGHGLTGNDNPPWLQQLAASDNLVTSLGFEQAGDLQGVLRALDSPRVHLIGIHLRNRHRETVGILVLLITDSGTEADLEKLQPDRIAFLQAVSGAATMSIESQRLQARQKQLLDSFIQLLAGAIDAKSPYTGGHCQRVPALTLMLAQAAATSQAPAFKTYQPTEDEWEALHIAAWLHDCGKVTTPEYVVDKATKLETLNDRLHEIRTRFEVLKRDAWVDYWQAMAMGGEPSALAQLRDTTLAGLDDDFAFVARCNLGSEAMADTDLQRLRRIAQRPWTRTLDDRLGVSWEENQRQARTPRPTLPVTEPLLADKPEHLFERHAGELIPTDNPWGFQLDVPQWKYNRGELYNLGIARGTLTREERYVINHHMVQTILMLSQLPFPSHLDNVAEIAGGHHEKMDGTGYPKRLKREQMSLPARMMAIADIFEALTAADRPYKKAKKLSEALGIMATMCREAHIDPELFGLFIDEQIYLSYANQFLDPRQIDDVDTDSLLAQAGLKS comes from the coding sequence ATGCCCAGCGCACCGCGTCCGGAACAACGCCGGTTTCCCCTGCACGTCCACATCAGCGTGATGTTTACTCTGCTTCTGCTGCTGACCGGAGTGGTGCTGGGTGTCTTCAACTACCGACAGACGACGCAGATCATCCTCTCCAGTAGTGAAAAACTGTTCAACCGGATCGAACAGGATGTGCGCCTGGACCTGTACGACACCTACGAACCGATCCGCCATGTGTTGAGCCTGCTGGCCGACTATCCGGCGACACAGGCTGCCAACCTGGGTGAACGCCTGGCCTTGCTCGGACCCTTCAGCCAGGCGCTGCGAGACAACCCTGACCTGGCGTCGTTGTACCTGGGTGACAGCCAGGGAGATTTCCTGATGGTCCGGCCGCTGCGCACCGAGGCACTGAAGACCGCCCTGAAAGCGCCCGCCAACGCGTTTTATCAGGTGTGGGCCGTGGAGCGCGCAACCCCTGAAGGTCCGGTGCGCTCCCAGTCCTTGTTCTACGACCAGTCGCTGGTGCTCATCAGCCGCCAGGACAACCCCGACGACGGCTTCGATCCCCGCAGCCGAAGCTGGTTTCGCAGTGCGCTGGAGACGGCCGACCAGATCACCACCGAGCCCTACGTGTTCTTCTCCACCCACGACATCGGCACCACCCTCGCCCGGCGAAGCGGCGACCAGGCGGTCATCGGTGCCGACCTGACCCTCGCGGCCCTGTCCCAGACCCTCGCCAAGCACAAGGTCACCCCCGGCACCGAGATCGTGCTGCTCGACCCCCAAGGCAATGCGGTGGGCTACCCCGACAGCAACCGGCTGCTCACCGATACCCGCTCGGCACGCCTGATCAAGGCCCGCGACCTCAATCCGGCCATCGCCGCCGCGCTGGACGGGAGCGCTGAGGCCTCACGCCTGGAGGCCGCTGGACGTCGATGGATCGTTTCCCGCAGCCACATGCAGGAAGGCGGTCCCCAGGGCCTGGAACTGGCGCTGCTGGTCCCGGAAGATGAACTGCTGGCCGACGCCTATCGCATGCGCTGGCAAGGCGCGCTGATTACCCTCGCCACTCTGCTGCTGTGCGTGCCCCTGGGTTGGCTGACCTCCCGGATCCTGGTCAAGCCTCTGGACGCGCTGGTGCAAGAAGCCGATGCCATTCGCAGCTTCGACTTCCATTACCCGGTATCCCGCCGTTCGCTGGTGCTGGAGGTCGATCAACTGAGCCTGTCGATGGCCCGAATGAAAGAGACCCTGGCAAGCTTCTTCGAAATCACCGCCAGCCTGCGTGCCGAAACCCGCTTCGCGCCATTGCTGCAACGGGTCCTGTTCGAGACCGTGAAAATCGGCCAGGCCCAGGCCGGCCTGATCTACCTGCGCGAGAACGACAGCGATCAGATCAAACCCTATGGGTTGGTGATCGAGCAGACCCCGCAGGACCTGAGCACCTTCATGTTGCGAGGCCATGGGCTGACCGGCAACGACAACCCCCCGTGGCTCCAGCAACTGGCTGCCTCGGATAACCTCGTCACCTCCCTGGGTTTCGAACAGGCGGGTGACCTGCAAGGCGTCCTGCGGGCATTGGACTCCCCACGCGTCCACCTGATCGGCATCCACCTGCGTAACCGTCACCGGGAAACCGTGGGCATCCTGGTGCTATTGATCACCGACAGCGGCACCGAAGCCGACCTGGAAAAACTGCAACCGGACCGTATCGCGTTCCTGCAAGCCGTGTCCGGTGCCGCCACCATGAGCATCGAAAGCCAGCGCCTGCAAGCCAGGCAAAAGCAATTGCTGGACTCGTTCATTCAATTGCTGGCCGGTGCAATCGATGCCAAGAGCCCTTATACCGGCGGGCATTGCCAGCGGGTGCCGGCCCTGACACTGATGCTCGCCCAAGCCGCCGCCACCAGCCAGGCACCCGCGTTCAAGACCTACCAACCGACCGAAGATGAGTGGGAGGCGCTGCACATCGCCGCCTGGTTGCATGATTGCGGAAAAGTCACCACCCCCGAGTACGTGGTGGACAAAGCCACCAAGCTGGAAACCCTGAACGACCGCCTCCATGAAATCCGCACCCGTTTCGAGGTGCTGAAGCGCGACGCCTGGGTCGATTACTGGCAGGCCATGGCGATGGGCGGCGAGCCGTCCGCCCTGGCGCAGTTACGCGATACCACACTGGCTGGCCTGGACGATGACTTTGCCTTTGTCGCCCGCTGCAACCTGGGCTCCGAAGCCATGGCCGACACCGATCTGCAACGCCTGCGACGCATCGCCCAACGTCCGTGGACCCGCACCCTCGATGATCGCCTGGGGGTTTCCTGGGAGGAAAACCAGCGCCAGGCGCGCACGCCCAGGCCAACGCTTCCGGTCACCGAACCGTTGCTGGCCGACAAGCCCGAGCACCTGTTCGAGCGCCACGCTGGCGAATTGATCCCGACAGACAACCCGTGGGGCTTCCAACTGGATGTCCCGCAATGGAAATACAACCGCGGCGAACTCTACAACCTCGGCATCGCGCGGGGCACGCTGACCCGTGAGGAGCGTTACGTGATCAATCACCACATGGTGCAGACGATCCTGATGCTCAGCCAGTTGCCCTTCCCCAGCCATCTGGACAATGTGGCGGAAATCGCCGGCGGTCATCATGAGAAAATGGACGGCACCGGCTACCCCAAGCGGCTCAAGCGCGAGCAGATGAGCCTGCCGGCGCGCATGATGGCGATTGCGGACATTTTCGAAGCACTGACCGCGGCCGACCGTCCCTACAAGAAAGCCAAGAAATTGAGCGAAGCCCTGGGCATCATGGCCACCATGTGCCGCGAGGCCCACATCGACCCAGAGCTGTTCGGGCTGTTCATCGATGAACAGATCTACCTGAGCTACGCCAACCAGTTTCTCGATCCGCGCCAGATCGATGACGTCGACACGGACAGCCTGTTGGCCCAGGCGGGACTCAAGTCATGA
- a CDS encoding transporter substrate-binding domain-containing protein has product MKGCLLLLMAGLYAGFLAAAPGAPEHYTLLGRSTAAHPEVGLDNAQRAWLLGRKELVLGTSAPDYPPFDLSTSGRDYEGMTADYAGLIAEASGLPMKVLRFGSREAAIAALKHGQIDLLGSANGFEARDPDLVLSTPYAVDQPVLVTRTNENRSLNEDLEGLRLSMVYHYLPLQDIEKLYPKARITTYPSYQNAINAVAFGQADVFLGDTISTHYMISKGYLSNIRMASFGKHESYGFGFALRRHDTRLLEIINATLNQIPIAEQAAISKRWSAGADLYLTEHRIQLTERERRWLAGHPVVRVAVNETFAPFTFFDPDGDFRGISADLLELIRLRTGLRLEIQHKRNDSEAIAAVLDGQADLIAALVPSSERQQQVRFSRPYVDSSFVLLTRKQSDTPATLDQFGTRTLAIAKDNPVIEWLRKQYPDIRIVETSDPSHAVELLAQGQADGSVNALVMANYFLSSHAFRDTLQISSTVGTQQAMFALATAKDATELNSILDKALTSIDPDELGVINNRWRGYVSASEHTWRTYNRLFFQIAAGVGLLLVISLAWNAYMQRQIRQRQRAELALNDQLEFMRSLVNGTPHPIYVRDRNGVLQSCNDSYLQAFEAKREDVIGKNVMPGSMSNAFEAREYQADYQRVMAEGTALIVDRPLHIGDRKLTIYHWILPYRNSAAQVQGIIGGWIDISERRQLFEELRAAKERADDANRAKSTFLATMSHEIRTPMNAVIGMLELALMHADKGHVDRSTIAVAYESASGMLELIGDILDIARIESGHLSLAPERVNLRAILQSVIRVFEGVARQKNLALSLQFEPADDNPDVRVDPLRFKQVLSNLISNALKFTEQGWVKVEVRLSRSAQSDTLKMQLEVSDSGIGISPADLQRLFEPFAQADNSGRMARKGAGLGLVISRNLCRMMGGSLQLNSQPGTGTQVRVSLELPVLPTVAADTPPEPMIETATTALNVLVVDDHAANRLLMSQQLDYLGHHCHVAHDGAEGLEAWLEGNFDLVIADCNMPIMNGYELARAIRRHESEQQLPPCTILGFTANAQPEEKQRCQAAGMDDCLFKPISLSALSQWMNAIKPTSRSNVFNVQNLHALTGGNPLYTQRLLEELLSSNRSDRQALLDTARGGNRQALTEAAHKIKGAARIVQSPLLIQRCEALEQACHEAQARYRIDECIGALEHAMTELERVLETEITKAK; this is encoded by the coding sequence ATGAAAGGATGCCTCCTGCTATTGATGGCAGGGTTATATGCAGGATTCCTCGCCGCGGCGCCAGGTGCGCCCGAGCACTACACACTCCTGGGGCGCTCCACTGCGGCTCATCCCGAGGTCGGCCTGGATAACGCCCAGCGGGCCTGGCTGCTGGGACGCAAGGAGCTGGTCCTGGGGACCTCCGCACCGGATTACCCACCTTTCGATCTCTCCACCAGCGGACGCGACTACGAAGGCATGACTGCCGACTACGCCGGGCTCATCGCCGAGGCGAGCGGCCTGCCGATGAAAGTCCTTCGATTCGGATCCCGTGAGGCGGCGATTGCGGCGCTCAAGCATGGGCAAATCGACCTCCTGGGTAGCGCCAACGGTTTCGAAGCCCGCGATCCCGACCTTGTCCTGTCCACACCTTACGCCGTGGACCAGCCCGTTCTCGTCACCCGAACCAATGAAAACCGATCCCTGAACGAGGATCTGGAGGGGCTGCGGCTGAGCATGGTCTACCACTACCTGCCCTTGCAGGACATCGAAAAACTCTACCCAAAGGCACGCATCACCACCTACCCGTCCTACCAGAACGCCATAAACGCCGTCGCCTTCGGCCAGGCCGATGTATTTCTCGGCGATACCATTTCCACCCACTACATGATCAGCAAGGGCTACCTGAGCAACATCCGCATGGCCAGCTTCGGCAAACATGAATCCTACGGGTTCGGGTTTGCGCTACGACGTCACGACACCCGACTGCTGGAGATCATCAACGCCACGCTGAACCAGATTCCGATTGCCGAGCAAGCCGCGATCTCCAAGCGCTGGAGTGCAGGCGCCGACCTCTATCTCACGGAACACAGGATCCAACTGACCGAACGGGAACGACGCTGGCTGGCCGGGCATCCGGTGGTTCGGGTGGCCGTGAACGAAACCTTCGCACCGTTCACTTTTTTCGATCCGGACGGCGATTTTCGCGGCATCAGTGCCGATCTGCTGGAGCTGATCCGGCTGCGTACAGGCCTGCGCCTGGAGATTCAGCACAAGCGTAACGACAGCGAAGCGATTGCCGCAGTACTTGACGGTCAGGCCGACCTGATTGCGGCACTCGTGCCGAGCAGCGAACGGCAGCAACAGGTGAGATTCAGCCGCCCCTACGTCGACAGCTCGTTCGTCCTGCTGACCCGAAAGCAGTCCGACACGCCTGCCACACTCGACCAGTTCGGGACCAGGACCCTGGCGATCGCCAAGGACAACCCGGTCATCGAGTGGTTGCGCAAGCAGTATCCGGACATCAGGATCGTCGAAACCAGCGACCCTTCGCACGCCGTAGAACTGCTCGCCCAGGGCCAGGCCGATGGCAGCGTGAATGCCCTGGTCATGGCCAATTACTTCCTCTCGTCGCACGCGTTCCGGGACACGCTGCAAATCAGCAGCACCGTCGGCACCCAGCAGGCCATGTTTGCCCTGGCCACAGCCAAGGACGCCACCGAGTTGAACAGCATTCTCGACAAAGCCCTGACCAGCATCGACCCGGACGAACTGGGCGTGATCAACAACCGCTGGCGAGGCTACGTCTCGGCTTCGGAACACACCTGGCGCACCTATAACCGCCTGTTCTTCCAGATCGCTGCCGGTGTCGGCCTCTTGCTGGTGATATCACTCGCCTGGAACGCCTACATGCAGCGACAGATCCGCCAGCGTCAACGAGCCGAACTGGCGCTGAACGACCAGCTCGAATTCATGCGCTCACTGGTCAACGGCACCCCTCATCCCATTTATGTAAGGGATCGCAACGGCGTCCTGCAAAGCTGCAACGACAGTTACCTGCAAGCATTCGAGGCAAAACGCGAGGACGTCATCGGCAAGAACGTAATGCCCGGATCCATGAGCAATGCCTTCGAAGCCCGGGAATACCAGGCGGACTATCAGCGCGTCATGGCCGAAGGCACCGCCCTGATCGTGGACCGGCCGCTGCACATCGGGGACAGGAAGCTGACGATCTATCACTGGATCCTGCCCTACCGAAACTCCGCAGCACAGGTACAAGGCATCATCGGCGGCTGGATCGACATCAGCGAACGGCGACAGCTCTTCGAAGAGCTGCGAGCCGCCAAGGAGCGGGCCGATGATGCGAACCGGGCCAAAAGCACGTTCCTGGCGACCATGAGCCATGAAATCCGCACCCCCATGAATGCGGTAATCGGCATGCTTGAACTGGCGTTGATGCATGCCGACAAGGGGCATGTGGATCGCTCGACAATCGCAGTGGCCTACGAATCGGCCTCCGGCATGCTGGAGCTGATAGGCGACATCCTCGACATCGCACGCATCGAGTCGGGTCACCTGAGCCTGGCACCCGAACGGGTCAATCTCAGGGCGATCCTGCAATCGGTCATACGGGTGTTCGAAGGCGTGGCGCGACAGAAGAATCTCGCGCTGTCATTGCAGTTCGAACCGGCGGACGACAACCCGGATGTGCGGGTCGATCCCCTGCGGTTCAAGCAGGTGCTTTCGAACCTGATCAGCAATGCGCTCAAGTTCACCGAACAGGGCTGGGTCAAGGTCGAGGTCAGGCTGTCTCGATCCGCCCAGAGCGATACCCTGAAGATGCAACTGGAGGTCAGCGACAGCGGCATCGGCATCAGCCCCGCCGACCTGCAACGTCTGTTCGAACCTTTTGCCCAGGCTGACAACAGCGGTCGGATGGCCCGGAAGGGAGCCGGGCTGGGGCTGGTGATCAGTCGCAACCTGTGCCGGATGATGGGCGGCAGCCTGCAGTTGAACAGCCAGCCGGGCACCGGCACCCAGGTCCGGGTCAGCCTGGAATTGCCCGTCCTGCCCACGGTAGCGGCTGACACGCCGCCTGAGCCGATGATCGAAACCGCCACGACCGCCCTGAACGTTCTGGTGGTGGACGACCATGCGGCCAATCGCTTGTTGATGTCGCAACAACTGGACTATCTCGGCCATCACTGTCATGTCGCCCATGACGGTGCCGAAGGGCTCGAGGCCTGGTTGGAAGGGAACTTCGACCTGGTCATTGCCGATTGCAACATGCCCATCATGAACGGTTACGAACTTGCCAGGGCGATTCGCCGGCACGAGTCCGAACAGCAATTGCCGCCCTGCACCATTCTGGGCTTCACCGCCAATGCACAACCTGAGGAAAAACAGCGCTGCCAGGCCGCGGGAATGGACGACTGCCTGTTCAAGCCGATCAGCCTGAGCGCCCTGAGCCAGTGGATGAACGCCATCAAGCCCACCAGTCGCTCAAACGTTTTCAACGTACAGAACCTGCACGCATTGACCGGCGGCAATCCCTTGTACACCCAGCGCTTGCTGGAAGAACTGCTCAGCAGCAACCGCTCGGACCGCCAGGCACTGCTCGATACCGCCCGGGGCGGGAACCGGCAGGCACTGACCGAAGCGGCGCACAAGATAAAAGGCGCCGCCCGGATCGTGCAGTCGCCCTTGCTGATCCAGCGATGCGAGGCGCTGGAGCAGGCCTGCCATGAAGCACAGGCACGTTATCGGATTGACGAATGCATCGGTGCCCTCGAACACGCCATGACAGAACTGGAACGGGTCCTGGAAACGGAGATCACCAAGGCAAAATAA
- a CDS encoding response regulator transcription factor, protein MNSVFIVDDHPVIRLAVRMLLEHEGYKVVGETDNGVDAMQMVRECMPDLVILDISIPKLDGLEILSRFNAMTTPLKTLVLTAQSPTLFGIRCMQSGASGYVCKQEDLSELVSAIKAVLSGYNYFPSQALNPVRPDDPRSIELDLFKNVNDRELMVLQLFAQGRTNKEIAKGMFLSNKTVSTYKKRLMQKLKVKSLVELIEMAKRNALV, encoded by the coding sequence ATGAACTCCGTTTTCATTGTCGACGATCATCCGGTCATTCGCCTCGCCGTTCGCATGCTTCTGGAGCACGAAGGCTATAAAGTCGTAGGAGAAACCGACAATGGCGTCGATGCGATGCAAATGGTGCGCGAATGCATGCCGGATCTGGTCATCCTGGACATCAGCATTCCTAAACTGGACGGGCTGGAAATCCTCTCGCGCTTCAATGCCATGACCACGCCGCTCAAGACACTGGTGCTCACGGCGCAGTCACCGACCCTGTTCGGTATCCGGTGCATGCAGTCCGGCGCCTCCGGTTACGTTTGTAAACAGGAAGACCTCAGCGAACTTGTCAGCGCAATCAAGGCCGTATTATCCGGCTACAACTATTTTCCCAGTCAGGCACTGAATCCGGTGCGCCCTGATGATCCACGCAGTATAGAGTTGGATCTTTTCAAGAACGTCAATGATCGCGAATTGATGGTATTGCAACTTTTTGCCCAGGGCCGCACCAACAAGGAAATAGCCAAAGGTATGTTTCTAAGCAATAAAACCGTGAGCACCTATAAAAAACGGCTGATGCAGAAGCTCAAGGTCAAGTCCCTGGTAGAACTGATTGAAATGGCGAAACGAAACGCACTGGTGTGA
- a CDS encoding deoxyguanosinetriphosphate triphosphohydrolase has translation MDWHTLLTRERLGKPVHSPEELGRSPFHKDHDRIIFSGAFRRLGRKTQVHPVSSNDHIHTRLTHSLEVSCVGRSLGMRVGETIRNALPDWCEPSDLGMVVQSACLAHDIGNPPFGHSGEDAIRYWFQQAAGRGWLDAMSEAERSDFLNFEGNAQGFRVLTQLEYHQFDGGTRLTYATLGTYLKYPWTARHADSLGYKKHKFGCYQSELPLLEQIAHKLGLPQLEDQRWARHPLVYLMEAADDICYALIDLEDGVEMELLDYAQVESLLLDLVGDDIPDTYRQLGPLDSRRRKLAILRGKAIEHLTNAAARAFVEQQEALLAGTLPGDLVEHMHGPAKRCVLNAKDMARKKIFQDKRKTLNEIGAYTTLEILLNGFCGAALEQHGGRSPSFKNRRILDLLGNNAPDPNGPLHAAFLRMIDFIAGMTDSYASEMAQEMTGRTRQ, from the coding sequence TTGGATTGGCATACCCTGCTGACTCGCGAACGCCTCGGAAAACCCGTGCACAGCCCGGAAGAGCTGGGCCGCAGCCCTTTTCACAAGGACCATGACCGCATCATCTTTTCCGGGGCGTTCCGTCGCCTCGGACGCAAGACGCAGGTCCACCCGGTTTCCAGCAACGACCACATCCACACGCGCCTGACCCATTCGCTGGAAGTCAGTTGCGTCGGACGCTCCCTGGGCATGCGCGTGGGGGAAACCATTCGCAACGCCCTGCCTGACTGGTGCGAACCGAGCGACCTGGGGATGGTGGTGCAATCAGCCTGCCTGGCCCACGACATCGGCAACCCACCCTTTGGTCACTCCGGCGAAGACGCTATCCGCTATTGGTTCCAGCAGGCGGCAGGCCGCGGCTGGCTCGACGCCATGAGCGAGGCCGAGCGCAGCGATTTTCTCAATTTCGAAGGCAATGCCCAAGGGTTCCGAGTCCTCACACAGCTCGAATACCACCAGTTCGATGGCGGTACCCGGCTGACCTATGCCACCCTCGGCACCTACCTGAAATACCCCTGGACCGCCCGTCACGCCGACTCCCTGGGCTACAAGAAGCACAAGTTCGGCTGCTACCAGAGCGAGTTGCCGTTGCTGGAACAGATTGCCCACAAGCTCGGCCTGCCGCAGCTTGAAGACCAGCGCTGGGCACGGCATCCGCTGGTGTACCTGATGGAAGCCGCCGATGATATCTGCTACGCGCTGATCGACCTGGAAGATGGCGTGGAGATGGAGCTGCTGGACTACGCACAGGTGGAGTCGCTGCTCCTGGACCTGGTGGGCGACGATATTCCGGACACCTACCGCCAGCTCGGCCCACTGGACTCCCGGCGACGCAAACTGGCGATCCTGCGGGGCAAGGCCATTGAACACCTGACCAACGCCGCCGCCCGGGCGTTCGTCGAACAGCAGGAAGCCTTGCTGGCCGGCACGCTACCAGGCGACCTGGTGGAGCATATGCATGGCCCGGCCAAGCGTTGTGTGTTGAATGCCAAGGACATGGCGCGCAAGAAAATATTCCAGGACAAGCGCAAGACCCTGAATGAAATCGGCGCATACACCACGCTTGAAATCCTGCTCAACGGCTTCTGCGGTGCAGCCCTGGAACAGCATGGGGGCCGCTCACCTTCATTCAAGAATCGCCGTATTCTCGACCTGCTGGGCAACAATGCACCCGATCCCAATGGTCCTTTGCATGCTGCGTTCCTGCGGATGATCGATTTCATCGCCGGGATGACCGACAGTTACGCCAGCGAAATGGCACAGGAGATGACGGGGCGTACCCGCCAATGA
- a CDS encoding phage holin family protein: MDTNDSGSAESGTASSARRLGAAFLGLLHSHVELFGMELQEQKARTVSLLLFAGLALVFALLLLVGLSTLVLILVWDTYRLAGIIGLCLFYLLAALFCGLRLRAAIYDESTPFHATLEELNNDRERLLP, translated from the coding sequence ATGGATACCAACGACTCCGGCTCGGCCGAATCGGGCACTGCTTCTTCTGCGCGCCGCCTGGGCGCGGCGTTTCTCGGACTGCTGCACAGCCACGTCGAACTGTTCGGCATGGAATTGCAGGAACAGAAGGCCCGGACTGTCAGCCTGCTGCTGTTCGCAGGCCTGGCGCTGGTGTTTGCCTTGCTGCTGCTGGTAGGGCTTTCGACACTGGTGCTGATTCTGGTGTGGGACACCTATCGCCTTGCCGGCATCATCGGCCTGTGCCTGTTCTATCTGTTGGCGGCGCTGTTCTGCGGCCTTCGACTCAGGGCAGCGATCTACGATGAATCGACCCCCTTCCATGCCACGCTCGAAGAACTGAACAACGACCGGGAGCGCCTGCTGCCATGA
- a CDS encoding DUF883 family protein, giving the protein MARTQAKTAQEILMEDFQTLVSDTERLLDHTATLAGDQADELRSQIHETLLRARDTLKLTEDSMRERGQAAVVATEEYVQANPWQSVGIAAGVGFLIGLLATRR; this is encoded by the coding sequence ATGGCCAGAACCCAGGCAAAGACTGCTCAAGAAATCCTGATGGAAGATTTTCAAACCCTGGTCAGCGACACCGAACGGCTGCTGGACCACACCGCTACGCTGGCGGGCGACCAGGCCGATGAGTTGCGCAGCCAGATTCACGAAACCCTCCTGCGTGCCCGCGACACGCTCAAGCTGACCGAAGACTCCATGCGCGAACGCGGCCAGGCTGCGGTCGTCGCCACCGAGGAATACGTACAGGCCAACCCCTGGCAGTCTGTCGGTATCGCTGCCGGCGTGGGCTTTCTGATCGGCTTGCTGGCGACACGACGCTGA